The stretch of DNA gcaggcaggcaggcggcaacagccccggcaagcagcgcccgctgcgcttcggctccggggctgctgccacctgcctgtctgccttccccgagccaagagagcaagtgttgctgccgctgccagtcccccgagccaagTGCTGCACCCGCTGTgcttcggctcgggggactggcagcggcacctcccaagggggaggcaaacgacaAAAAAACCCCGCTGCAGACTGCCTTCTGCTTGGGGTCTGGCTTGACGACAGCGGCAAGAAGGGGAGGACCCCTTCTTGCCGCTATCGCCACCAGACCCCAGCCAAAGGCAGTTAGCAGCGGGGGTTTCGCTTCCCTCGGCAGCTGCCGCCTGGCTTCAGACGGCAGCTGCCGAgggaagcagctgtgtgccaggctgctgcgggagaagcagaggagcTGCTTCTCCCGCCGCTGCCTGGCACAAAGCCGGCTTGCCTCGGCAGCCGCCGCCTGAAGCCAGACAGCGGCTGCCGAGGCAAGCTGCTGTGTGCCAGGCGGCGCGGGAGAAGCGGCTCCTCTGCTTCTCCCACTGCCGCCTGGCACAAAGccgacatcggacggggcttcagagaggcgcagcgcttctccgaagccccgtctgatGCTCCCTGGTGTCCGTGGCGTGGTGGTGGGAGGAGTAGTGGGGGAACGGAtcagttcctccacttctccccccccttcttcccgcgctacagcccattgtgttccgctggtctctgccggttgcccctcactggcagagaccagcggaacacaaaggggaacgaacTGCAGCGCCGGAagcaggcaaaggaagatcagctgagaagcgctgACGGCTGTcagcgcttctcagctgatcttcctttgccttcttccggtgctgcagctcgttcccctttgctagacgaatgcccctttaggttttgcaatcggaggtttttatggccacacttcgcaagacgaagcggtggccataaaaaaaactcatcgtcttgcgaggcaacctctgatcgcaaaacctattcgtatagtggaaaattagtcttacagggcattcgtctagtgaggcaccactgtaatacgtTATTCTTTTGGATACCCTTACCAGAAATGGTGTAGTTCTCTCAGAGGCTGCCATTCAAACTAACTCTGGTCTTCTGCAGAACAGCAATGTCAGTGTTTAGTGTTTTCAGCTCATGGTCAATGATGGCCATCTTCCATGAGTCATTGACCTGCAGCAGATCGGTGGACAAGCTAGGACATATGGTCCTGATGCTCCAGCTTGCTAGGCGCAAGAgggtttatttcttttcttttttgcctggtgcaactctattcttattcttatagTGACAGCCTAATTCACAGTATAGTTAAGACTGCAGCACTTAGAATTAAGCAGAGATGACACTGGTAGTCTAAATTGGCTTAAGCCCTTCATTTTAACTGAGTTGTGGATCAAGCTGTATGTATCCATAGCAGCTGGATTAAATTTGTGGGTTTGATGAGCTGCTGTCACCTCCTGTCACATTTGCAGTCACTTTTGGCCTTTTACTCTTGGGCTGAACATCCATTACTTATGAATCAAGCATATCTTTCACAGTATCTATGTTGCTGCTGACTGTTAATATTGTACATTCGGAAGGGGAACTGGCTGTGCATATGTAAAGCCATGGGAACTTAAAATGGATGATTCCTGCTTTGTGAGTACCTCTTACCGAGGGGTAGGCAACATAAGGCCCGtggcatttgtaacctgaggtgtttgtaactctaggtaccactgtacttgcatttgtACAGTTGTTACACTTGCAACCTGCCccatccttcaaggagctcagagcagtCTCTTATGTTGCCACAGCTGATGCAGAAGTAGCCCTCTGGGTGTATGTATTCCagcctcttctttctcttctccctaCACCAAGTCTTGTAATGTCCTTATACTTCTGGCCCTAGTTAACAGCAAGTCCCTGTTTGCCTTTGCCTTGATCATGGACAGTGGGATCCATATGCATAGAGCAGAGGGAGCTGGCAGTCCTGCAGCCTAATCCATTAAGGGTTGGGAACATTACACCTTCATTGTACCAGTAAGACATGCCAGGTTTGCTTCATAGTGTCAGTGCATCAGGTCCCAGACAAATGTACCAATGCTTGTATGCAGCTAGACTTGCAAAATTTGTTTGCTCCATCTGCTTCTTCTCCTGCATCCTAGATACTAGCAAACCAAATGGTAAACTTTCCTTGACATTTAAACATTCTGCTGGGAAAATGGGTTTAAAAATCTTGGGTCTCCATGCATGCTAGGTATTCGTTGAATTGATACCAATGTGTTTTATGTGAAGACCGAAATGAAAGAGATGCCACATTGGATAAAACAAATGTGGGTGCATCTATTGTGCTGGAATGAACAGGCAGGTGAAAATACCTAAAAATCAAGCATTATATTTAAATTGTTACTCAAGTGATTCATTTTCACCTAACAATATAGGTGCTTATACAAAGGACTCCCTACTTCTCCTGTACCCCGTAGCAAACAATGATTGAGTCATATGTAAATTGTTGCTCAAGTGCAACTTTCTGCAGGAGAGCTATATGCTGATGGAGGCTTCTGCTGGACACCTTTATAACACATCATAACTCATAAGGTATCAGAAGTGTCAGAAAGACTCCATGCTTCACCTGCATGTGTGTACTCACTTTACTTCAGAGCAGTACCTAAGAAACAGTATTTGACATTTTAATAATATAGCAGCCATTACCATGCAACTGCTTACCCACAAGCATGCAATGAGAAGAATGTGagccattttgcatttttattaatgtGGTCCAGAAATGAAAGCACTGAAGTACCTCAGAGGGATAAGAGTTTAGGTTCATTTTTCATCTGTTATTTATCTAGAATTCTAGATAATTTATGtcataatttttttctttatctCTAAGATCTGCACTAAAAACTTTAACTACAGCATTCTGTATCTGTTTAGGGTCCGGTATAGGAGCATTAGGATTGTGCTACATTCTAGAAAACTTGATAGTCTCCATAAATAAGCATCAGCTGATGTCCAAAGAACAGCACTGCTTTGGCTTGCTTGAGGAGGccttattcttttatttcttgaatAGCAACATATTTTCTCCCAAACTTGCTTTGGAAATGCATGGGTGTTTCAAAAGCAATTTCTATTATGGTCTGGGCAGCAGTCAAGAATTGCTGTTTGAAGAagaaatagcattaaaaaaaaatatcactggGTGCATTCAATGACTTTTAGGCAAAGCATGGCTCAGAATCTAGCCATGACTTATTTTAGCATCTAATTCATCCTTCCCCAATCTGATGCTCTCTCTATGCTGGCTggagagttgtattccaaaacatctggagggcaccaggttgtggaagtCTGATCTAATCTTTCACTCTGAGGGTAAGAGATGGTGGAACTAGCAATTTTGTTTTGAACAGGACTGGTGGGGAGAAGATGATGAGAACACAAAACTGGTTGTGAATGAGATTTAATAACATGCTGCCTTGTTCTGATTCATGTTTTTACCCTCTGGGATTGAGAGAGACCATTTTTAAACTTCACTTAAATACTTAGGGCTATATTGGAGGGTGGAGAAATTCTCTTGCAAAGCCATAGAGTGGTGCCAATTAATTTAATTGCAGGTTGAGATAGAGGCTTGAAGGAGGCTACAGCCTCTTAGCTTTAGAAATAGAACTTCAGCTATTCCAAGTGTAGCTCAAATCATACCATGTAGCCTGCTTTTGAAAAGTAGAATGGCTGCAGAGGGACTTCAAGGGAATCTGCAGCAAATCAAGGCAATCTGCATTAGAATAAATTTCATTTCTACTGAATAGGCTCCCCTAGGAAAAGCTGTGTTATGTCCTCTAAATGATGGTCATCACAATGTAACACAGATGGAGCAGCATTGTGGTTATTAAAACTAAAAGGATGGCTGAAAATTGAGTTTCTAGGCAAGTAACACCAAAGGGAGTTGGTCAACTTGTGTTTTTGTTTATCTGAAGGGCATATTTTGAAATTAACATTCCAGAGCAGTGTCTTTCCTTAAAGCTTTAAAATCTATTTAACACACCCTCAATTCTTTGGAGCTTTGTATCTGTGAAATTATTTTCCAGCCATAACAACCAGTTTTGTTTGTTCCCTATTGACTGTGATTTGCAGTCATGGAATCTCAAGTCTGTGAATTCTTCAGGGGTTTGCATAATTCTTATTTAGATTAGTGCCTAAAGGCAGAACTAGACTTCAGGCAGCAGTGGTGTGGGACACCTGATTCATGCCAAATGGTTGCAAAGCAGTGGAGCAGATGGGACGCAGTTTCAAGGGGTGAGGAGGAGTAGAGAGAGGAGAGGACAATAACCCTGTCATTAGAAGCAGTGAGATCTACTAAGGAAGCTATGCTCCATGTTCCATTCTTTTCTgatgttaaaataatatttactATGTTTAGGCCCTTTTCAATTATGGCTCCACAACTTTGCAATGCCATTTTACCGGAGGTCCATCTTGTATTCCTCTCTTGCTGTTCGTTGAAAGCAAACCAACCTGGAATATAGGATTTGATATTGAGCAAAATAAGTCATTGGTAAAAACAGTTTATAAACTGTTGGTATTGATAAACCCGCACAAATCATTCAGGCAAGTGGTGTATCCTTGTGCACAATATAATGACTgaggagtagaatcatagaatcatagaatcatgattCTATGAGGAGTAGGTGTCATAATATAATAGAAGAGGAACTGTGACCTTAAGGAAGACCATTTTCTAGCCTTGTAGTAAATAGTGTCAGCCATAGTCAAAATTCAGTCAGATGCAGCCATGTTCCTGCAACTGCAAGCAAGAATTTGGGTGGGAGGTAGAGAGGCATAGTAATTTTCATTCCTTTGCATGATGGAGCCAACAAATTGCTTGATTCAAATTTGGATAGAGCCACCATGGGTGATGTTTTTAATAAACTGCAAGCATTTGTCACCTTGTACCTTTAGCTGCAACAGAAATAAGACATTGCTCATCACATTATGACATTACACAATAATGCATTGAGCTGTTCTGTGTGCTGGGCTATGCACACTGTGACAGCTTTGCAGATAAAACTGCTCAGATAACTCAACTTTAGGCACATCTTCTATAATGAAGCATCTAGATCCTCCTTGTGTGCAATTTTCTTGAATGAATCTCATTTATGTACTCCTGAGGTTGGAGACAGAagtgcttggatttctgtccagCCTGCCCAATGTTATCCTGTCAAGATAGGCAATTGCATTGTACTCTATAAATATTTCCAGCTGAAATGCTCTGACTGCCTCTGATAACTCTTCATAGCTTAATGGCCCTATAAATATATGCTGAGTCTTTCTGCTTTGTGTTTCCCAGTCTTGCCATCACTTTAATGAGCCCCCCAAATGAACTGAAGCACATTCTCAATGAACTGTTTAGTTGAGATGAAAACTGATTTTTATAACGAGCCAGTGGGAAGGTAGCTTTTCTGCTTTGGGGTTGCAGACCTCTTATTGCAGTGCTCATACCCCTGAAATTTGTAGAGCCATCCTTCTAAGTAGTTAATAGCAAAATACCATAATTGTAGCTAATTCAGGGGAAATATTTATActttataaataaacattttagtACATCTTGCATAATTGCTGCGTTTTGTGCTTTTTAGGCCATGAATATAGTCGTTCCCTTCATGTTTAAATATGCAGTAGACAACCTCAACCAGATGTCTGGAAATGTTCTGAACCTGAATGATGCACCAAATACTGTGGCAACCATGGCAACAGCTGTTCTGATTGGATGTAAGTGTGATGCTTTAATCTGTTGACAGGTGCTGACTTTCTTTGGGAAGGTTTTGGAACATTAACGAACGTGACCTTTTCATTGCTAACTCTGCTAAGCATCTGGAAGTTTTTCCCTACTTTGTTCACAACCAGTTCCTGTAACTtgttacttacttatttatttatttaataccagTTCAATACTAAAACAATGATTATAGCAGTAATCTACCATAATAGCAATTCATTCTTTGGGCTTGTTAAAGTCTGCAAATGAAGTATGGATTTTAAAACGATTGAACTTTTGATCTAGTAAGTAACACTGGCAAATATGTGAAATAAAATGTTCCATCTATTAAGGACTTATTGAGGAGCAGCAATATATGCATCTtaatggtttttttgtttaaaccagATGGCATCTCACGAGCTGGGTCTGCTTTATTTAATGAGGCTAGAAATGCTGTATTTGGAAAAGTAGCCCAAAACTCCATCCGAAGGATAGCAAAGAATGTATTCCTCCACCTGCACAACCTGGACTTGAGTTTCCACCTGAGCCGGCAGACTGGAGCATTATCGAAAGCCATTGACAGAGGAACAAGAGGCATCAGCTTTGTGCTCAGTGCCATAGTATTCAATTTGGGTCCCACCTTGTTCGAGGTGGCACTCGTTAGTGGAATTTTGGTATGTATTACTTACCAGAAGCAACAGTAATTGTCATTTTTATTGATGTACATACAGTGATGCTCTATTATAACAGCAACTTTGTTGATCATTTGAATGTGATAAGCACTAAATAGGCAAGCATTGGGTATTGAGATAGTTAGGCATAATTTGGGAAAGACAGTCCTGTTGGCCAAATTGGAACCTCAGTCAGGACAAAGCTGGGGCACCTCCTGATGTACAGTCTTTGTGTAGAGGACCAGGCCAAAGTTTCTCATGCAAAACGACTCTCTTTCAGATGGCCACACTTTTACCTGAATAGCTCTAGAGGTTTTTCTGCTATATATCAGACCTGGAACATAAAGACAGTAGATGAGAAAGTACACAGTGCATTCCCTAGAAATCAGGTGTAATATAATGAACCAACAATTTCAttcacagagttgtagagttggaagggaccctgagggtcatctagtccactcccctgcaatgcaggaatctcaactagatcacacataacaggtggccatctagcctctgcttaaaaaccttcagggaaggaaagtccacccTCTCATAGGAGTCTGTTCCAACATGTTCCTacaaagcacatgaatctgaaaCAGCttttccattgagttcagttgaCAGCTTAGGTGTGTCCCTTCACACATCCATATCATTGACGCAAAAAATCTGAATAGAGCAGCTCATGTGCAAAGTGAATCTGTGTGTATTGGAGTACATGCAGGGCTGCTGAAATGACCATAAGTTTGTACTATGCACATCTGGACCTTTCAACAGCCTCAATCAAATGTAGTTCAGCACATTGTCTGCCCCAGCCTaatgcctggtgccctccatatcttTTGGCTTACATCTCCTATCAGCCCAAGCATCATATAGCTATGTTCACTGGAAGTATACAGGGAGTTGTGGTCCCGAACAGCTAGAGGGCACCAGAATGGGGAAGAGTGTTGTATTAAGGAGATGGATTACCCATATCACTGTTTTTCTTTCAGTCCTCCTACTGTGCTTCTGGTTTATCTTTACAGAATCATTTCCCTTTTACTTCATGGCATGTCTTGTCAAAACAGATTTGTCTCTGTCAGCATTGTAACCAAAATAATAGAAAACCATTACTGACAttttcccttctttctctttccttgttCAGTATTATAAATGTGGCGCAGAGTTTGCACTAGTAACCTTGGGGACATTAGGAGCATACGCAGTATTCACAATAGGAGTTACACAATGGAGGTAAGGCATTTTCCCTAACTGGTTAGGATTAGCTGGTTTATAGAGCTGTGGTGAGAACAAATCTATATGCAAACCTTTTGTCTTGCAGAACTAAATTTAGGATAGAAATGAATAAAGCAGATAATGATGCAGGTAACGCTGCAATTGACTCGCTGCTGAATTATGAAACTGTGAAGGTGAGCCATTAACATTTTTAACTTTTCATATTGTTATTAAGTAGGATAGACTTTATTAtccatttatatacagtggtgcctcgctagacgaaattaattcgttccacgggtcaattcgtgtaacgaatttttcgtctagcgagtcccagtttcccataggaatgcattgaaacttaatcaatacgtacctataggctctgggggactggcagcggcatgcaacggggcttcggagaaggtccgAAGCCAAGAGGAAgggaggcaggcgagaggcggcaggagaaggtcttccgccgccgccacctctcGCCCCGCACCCCCGGCACGGAGCACAACTTctgagacctccgaagttgcgttccgtgttgggggaggcaggcgagaggcggcagtgggagaaggtcttcccccgccgcctcctCTCGCCCCGCACCTcaggcacggagcgcaacttcggagacctcaggggaggcaggcgagaggcggcggcgggggacggagccgaatcgcagcgggcgctgcttgcccctgcctgtcttccccgagccaaggggaagacaggcagggtcagccgccgcaccgccgcaTTTCGGCTCCATCCTCCCtagcaaaggaagattagctgtcagcttcccgcgctgacagctgatatTCCTTTGCCACTTTctatgcctcgcgcaacgcaaaactcttctagcgagtttttcgttgtgtgaggcattcgtaaagcgaggcaccactgtatcttgatTTTACTCAAAAGGAACTTGTATCTGCTTCCTTCTATTAATAATGACTTGCAAAATTAACCCCAGCTTATGTAGTTCTCCAGAATTTTCATATATTTTGTCTTTGAGTATTCTCTACCTTTATGCTGTAATCTTCAAGCAAAATGACATTTTTGTGGAGAAATGTAGTTTTATACACCTGTTGGTTATCTGGGTTTGCTTACCATTTTTCAGTTACATAAAAAAAGATTATCCTGCGTATTTGGCCTTGTCCCTCTTGATTTGCTTTTCAAAACACGCTTTTTCCATGGTATATGTGGTGTAGTTGTGAGAGAGTCAAACGTAggaccaggttcaaatctccacttaggcatgaagctcactgagtagCACTGGGCAGTTGCTGTCCCACAGCCTAATCTTGCCTCTTAGGATTGTTGTGGCAATAATATTATGGTAGGTTGGGGGAGGATCCCTTGAGGAGGAAAGGGGATAATATTGTGAATAGTATTAGAATAAATTTAAAATGTCATGGGTGCAGGGCAGTAGCAGCTGTAACTGAGTAGCTGTCGGCCACCAAGAACAGGAGACAGGCAGGCATGACATTTGATGCGTCCAGAGCTGGAAGGTAAGCAGCAGTAAACTGCTTTATAGAGTGTTTAGCTAGTTATGTACTAAAACGCCCTCCCCCAACCCGGTACCCCCTGTCAacactttggattacaactcctgtCAACTCCAGCTAGCCCGGCTGTATGGACAGAgacagatgggagctgtagtccaaagcaatCTCAAGAACACCAGATTGGGGAGGGCTATATTAAAGAATAATTTATGAAGTACAATCCTAAGAATGCTGAGACTCCTTACATTGTCCTCCCCCCTACTTACTAGTATTTCAATAATGAAAAGTATGAAGCTCAGCGATATGATGGGTATTTGAAGACCTATGAAAATGCCTCACTGAAGACTACCACTACCTTAGCTCTACTGAACTTTGGACAAAGTGCTATATTCAGCATTGGGCTAACAGCCATCATGGTACTGGCTAGCAAAGGAATTGTTGCAGGTACCCTGTTTGTGTCTAAAACTCATGTCTTTTTTATGTTGACTGCATGcttggattttaatttttttataaagtcCTAAATAGAAGCACTAAATTCCTTAATTGCAAGCAAGTGAACTAAAATAATGGATGaccttttaaattttgctttcCTTGCAAACAACATCTGTCTGTCTCTTGAGACAGTTCTTCAAATAGGTTTACTTTAAAGGATTATTTTTTAGCTTTATCACAATCAGACTGGAGAGATTCTTAAAATTCTGGAAAAGAGTCAGTTTGTTGGTTGTGGAAATCTTGTGGCAGAATCACCCAGATAGCACCTAGCATTCAGTACCACAAAGTAGTTTTTAAGAATTATCCACTTCTTCGTCATGGGTGGAAATCAGCTGACAAGTCCTAAGCAAAGACAATACGGTAGGATTACATTTAacatgtgcatttaacttgtgcagttTCAGTCATATGCTGTTGAAGGCAGACTACTTAAAATTGTGCAGGTTAAATTCCAGCAGAGTGGAAAACTTTAAAGCTCTTTTTATGCCAGGTTCACTTGGGGTTACACCTGCTTTGGGAGGCTCTTGCGATATCTTGCCTGGCAATCTGAGTTCCTGCAAGATCTCGCACAAGCATCCCTGGGCTTCCAGAGCTGATGTCATATGCAGGCCTTGCcctccaagcaaggcagagaactTAATAACCATTTAGATTAGAAAGTAACTTGCACTCATACCTTAAAGGTAGAGGATTAATTAACTGGATAAATTATAACTTGTTTTGAAGTTGCTGCAGCTTGTGTTGAAGAGCAGAACTAAATGACTAAAAAGTGTGGTAGATGTTTGGCAAGCAAACATACTCTAatcccacttctttctttctttttaattaaggTAACTTAACAGTTGGAGATCTGGTCATGGTGAATGGACTGTTGTTCCAACTTTCTTTGCCCCTTAACTTTCTGGGAACGGTGTACAGAGAGACGAGGCAAGCGCTAATAGACATGAATGTCTTGTTCACACTGCTTAACGTAGACTCAAAAATTAAAGTGAGTattgtgcagcaataaaactgttagCCCTTTATGCAAAGCTAAGCAAGGTCTGGTATGATTTCACACAGGACGGGGGATTAcatgttgggattcctgcattgcaggggttggactaactgaccctcaggggtcccttccaactctacaattctatgattctgtgattctacccaTAAAATGCTGCTTAAAACCTTTGCCAAATATAATAGAATGAATGCAGTCACCTTGTGGGATTATTTTTGCTTCGTCTGATTGCTATTTTTCTTCTGAAAAAGGAATGCTACATGTGAGGAACTTGCATTTGTTCTTTTGGAAGAATGTTTAGTGGAGAAGCTTTATTTGAACCTGTGTCTCTGAAAGagcttttaccccccccccatatatagtTTGTCATTGTCATACCTTGTGTGCATGCCAGGCATTGAAGTATTATTTTATCACCTTAATTAATGATGCAGAATTTATTGTGCAGAACGCTGCCTAGAAGACAGACTATTATATCAGAAATTCTTGAGCTTTatagaaaaaataggggggggtaGAAGACACTCTTACCTGTGTGACTGAAATggctaggttcccccccccctcccgggagACAACAGTGGCTGTAGCTTGCACTGAATTAGATCCATTGTTTAGCTTGCTAAGCTCTTTGAAATACCTTCTGGGCAGTGTGTAAAGCAGCGCTTTTCTTTCAATAGGATAAAGAGCTGGCTCCACCCCTGCAGATCACACCACAGACTGCTACCATCGCCTTTGATAACGTGCACTTTGAGTACCTTGAGGGGCAGAAAGTCCTCAGTGGCGTGTCTTTTGAAGTCCCTGCAGGAAGAAAAGTGGCCATTGTAGGAGGCAGTGGGTCAGGGTGGGTAAACAGATGTGCAAAATTCTGCatcattgatttatttatttattgttttaaaatcgTGATAAAGATATACCAAGCAAGTAACCAAGTTCTAACTTTGTTTctcgtttgtttttttaaaggaagagcaCAATAGTAAGATTATTGTTTCGCTTCTTTGAACCTCAGAAGGGGGAGATTTACATTTCTGGCCAGAACATACGAAACATCAGTTTGGACAGCCTGAGAAAATCCATAGGAGTTGTACCTCAGGTATTGTGCTTCTTCTCTTTTGGAACCCATAATTCCCTACAAACATTCCCTACAAAGTAGCCACTGCTACTGCAGTGTTGATTTGAAAACAGGAGCAAAGAAGCATCTCAGGATGACAGTCCAGGGCACAAAGGAAGAACAACCATAAAGAGTTTCACTGAACATGGGCAATAATTACAGTTTTCTCAGTCTTTATTTAGATTTACAAACTGCTCTTCAAACACATTTTCAGGCTGTCATACCATAAAATATTGCAACATAATGAAGTAGCCAGTAGACTGAAAATAAACTGTAACAGCTTCTCTGCAAAAGCGGCATCCAAATAGCAAATCTGTAAgagttaaagcaaaataaaaaggtcTTTATTTAGCAGAGTGGTCTTCCAgcaagcctctgtggggagagaattccaaagCCAGGGGACCACCTAGTAGCCACCTCAGATGGTGGGGGAAGCCAAAGGGCCTCTGATGAATAGAGGAATACATGCAGGCCCATGTGGAGACATAAGGCCTTCCAGCTTTTACTGATTACTACTTTTAAAAAACGTATTACGTATATTTATTACAAAAACACTAAAAATACCAGTGATGCGGAAAATAAGAATATTTGGTAGACAGAAAATAGAAATTGTGTCCAGCTCTTGTCTTCACTTTTCTAGTATGTTTTGTCCATTTCAAGAATCTTAAATGAAGTTTTTGAGTGAGTTCTTTTTATTCCACCATTCCACACAATGCTGCCCAAGGCAAATTAGAtaaagcacaaaataaaataattctataAATTACATAATAGTATATAGAAGAAGAACAAGCAAGAAAGCAGGGtcataaaacacatcaaaaagaaGCAACAGGAGATAAAAGAGCTAACCACCATCATAGAGGAGGCCTAAATGGACTTCTCCAAAAAAGAGAGTTGCAGAGCCCATCAGTAAAAGCCTCCTTGGAAGTACCTCTGTTCTCTGTGGTTAGGTACTTAACAGAATCTGGGTCTCTCCACTGGAGACTCACGTCTTCTTTTGAGACATGTTTGCTAGTTTCTTGCATATGTTTTTCAGGTATCATCATAGATCAAATTTATTTGACATGTTGCTGTTTTTAGTTTGTATTTTTGCCCTTATGCATCTTACCATCCATTTGTTAATGTGATTTCATTTCTATGTGATTTTGTATCATACACTGTTGGTTATCTTACCTGCTTTCATTTAAGCAGCATAAAGGTAGAATTCAAATATTGTAAATAAAGTGAAAAAATGCCAAGTTTTCATGGTTTAGGAAGCTCTGATAATTTAGTAGTATCAGAATGTGAATGAAGCTATTTCAGCTAGCCCCATGAGCTTTCAGTGCTGCATCTTAAGTTATATAATCATTCTGATTTCTGCCAAAACAACAGAAATTATCTATTCGCTCTtgtctcacacacaccccttttgcttTCCTGGAGGAGAATTATCCTTGCAGCATCTTTAACCCCTCATTAAAATGTCACTGGAAATGCTGTTGCCTGAAGGGGCTT from Zootoca vivipara chromosome Z, rZooViv1.1, whole genome shotgun sequence encodes:
- the ABCB7 gene encoding iron-sulfur clusters transporter ABCB7, mitochondrial isoform X1; this translates as MAALRALSAAALGVTPGAAASPRYRLLLASLPWRPAAGTHSWKWGRPPPGISQNHQGWSQTDKRTCWHGHAGAGLHSDPKEGMKELQGGKIIKAMLSYVWPKDRPDLRARVAISLGFLAGAKAMNIVVPFMFKYAVDNLNQMSGNVLNLNDAPNTVATMATAVLIGYGISRAGSALFNEARNAVFGKVAQNSIRRIAKNVFLHLHNLDLSFHLSRQTGALSKAIDRGTRGISFVLSAIVFNLGPTLFEVALVSGILYYKCGAEFALVTLGTLGAYAVFTIGVTQWRTKFRIEMNKADNDAGNAAIDSLLNYETVKYFNNEKYEAQRYDGYLKTYENASLKTTTTLALLNFGQSAIFSIGLTAIMVLASKGIVAGNLTVGDLVMVNGLLFQLSLPLNFLGTVYRETRQALIDMNVLFTLLNVDSKIKDKELAPPLQITPQTATIAFDNVHFEYLEGQKVLSGVSFEVPAGRKVAIVGGSGSGKSTIVRLLFRFFEPQKGEIYISGQNIRNISLDSLRKSIGVVPQDSVLFHNTIFYNLLYGNMNASAEEVYAVAKLAGIHNAILRMPNGYSTQVGERGLKLSGGEKQRIAIARAILKNPPIILYDEATSSLDSITEENILNAMRDVVKHRTSIFIAHRLSTVVDADEIIVLDQGKVAERGRHIDLLTSPSSLYYEMWHTQSSRMLNRNTNERWEERTNHLSKDEERKKLQEEIINSVKGCGNCSC
- the ABCB7 gene encoding iron-sulfur clusters transporter ABCB7, mitochondrial isoform X2, with protein sequence MAALRALSAAALGVTPGAAASPRYRLLLASLPWRPAAGTHSWKWGRPPPGISQNHQGWSQTDKRTCWHGHAGAGLHSDPKEGMKELQGGKIIKAMLSYVWPKDRPDLRARVAISLGFLAGAKAMNIVVPFMFKYAVDNLNQMSGNVLNLNDAPNTVATMATAVLIGYGISRAGSALFNEARNAVFGKVAQNSIRRIAKNVFLHLHNLDLSFHLSRQTGALSKAIDRGTRGISFVLSAIVFNLGPTLFEVALVSGILYYKCGAEFALVTLGTLGAYAVFTIGVTQWRTKFRIEMNKADNDAGNAAIDSLLNYETVKYFNNEKYEAQRYDGYLKTYENASLKTTTTLALLNFGQSAIFSIGLTAIMVLASKGIVAGNLTVGDLVMVNGLLFQLSLPLNFLGTVYRETRQALIDMNVLFTLLNVDSKIKDKELAPPLQITPQTATIAFDNVHFEYLEGQKVLSGVSFEVPAGRKVAIVGGSGSGKSTIVRLLFRFFEPQKGEIYISGQNIRNISLDSLRKSIGVVPQDSVLFHNTIFYNLLYGNMNASAEEVYAVAKLAGIHNAILRMPNGYSTQVGERGLKLSEHLECHEGCGETQNIHFYCTQIVNSG